TTCATTCGCATGTTCGATTCTACTCTCAGGAATCAGAAGGAAATAATCATAATGTGAAGGAGGGTGGAAAGGCGGAGGCTGGGGAAGCTAAAGCTTCAGCTCCGGCTTCAGCCCCAAGAGAAAGCTCGGAACAGAACTTGGCGTTCACGCTGCCGCAGGAAGCAGACGTGCCCAAGTCGAGTGATGTGAATACGAACACGGAGACTCAGCGGGATTTATTCACGAGCAGGGCGAGTGCTGAGAATGCACAATATGCAGAGAAGCAGGGTTCGGATGGGAAGAAGGATACCGGCAATGGCAATGGCAAGGGAAGAGGGCTCCCGTCGTATTTGGAGAATCGCAGGTCACGGTATTCCAAGCAATTTACCGAGATGATGGATAATCTGCAATCGAATGTTTTCGTGGCAGGGCAGCGGTTGAACGATCTGACTGGGTATTCGTCTATTGAGGCATTGAAGAAGGAAATTGAGTCCCAGGGTATGTCTTCCAACACCcatatgattttggaagatctCTGACAACTTAATAATTAAGAGGAACGCCTCCGAGCTGCTCGTCGCCATGTCCGCGAAGCAAAAGACGACTACGCATCCGCCATCAACCGCCGCTCCACCTCCCAACGCGAAGTCAACGAACTCCTCCAACGCAAACATGCCTGGTCCGCCTCCGACCTCGAACGCTTCACCCACCTCTACCGCAACGACCACACCAACGAGGTTGCCGAGGTAGAGGCCCAAGAAGCCCTCTCCAAAGCCGAGCGCGAGGCCGAAGAAGCAGCCACAAAACTAAGCAGAAGCATCCTCTCCCGGTACCACGAAGAACAGGTCTGGTCGGATAAAATCCGTCGCATGAGTACCTGGGGTACTTGGGGATTAATGGGTGTCAacgtcctcctcttcctcattttCCAGATCGGCGTCGAACCCTGGCGTCGCAGGCGACTCGTCAAGGGCTTCGAAGAAAAAGTCATCGAAGCCctggagaaggaaaaagcCCTCACCTACGAAGAgcaccaacaacaactcGCCGCTGCTACAGCCGCCGCCACGGCCGCCGCCACGCAAACCCAGGACTCCGTCCAGGAAATCCAGGAACGAACGTCCGAAACCCCTGTCTCCACAGCAACACAAACAGACCAGAACTACCTCGATTTCAGCAAGTCCCAACTCTCGCACATCTCCCCTCCTTCTACAACCGTCGACTCGTGGCGTCGGACCCTTGATGACCTTCTCAGCTCTCGtaccctcatcctcatcacaCAACATGATCTTACTACCGTTGCCGTGCAGAGTGCTGCGGCTGGAGCGGCGGTTATGGGCCTGGTGATTGCGCTTATTCGACCGCGGTAGGCCTCTAAACTTTTCGAGAGATctagaaagaaaaaaaaagaaagaaagaccaCAGATGTATGTATGAtggttggtttcttttctttcctgttTATATTATAATCCATCTTGTATGCCATGCCATGCGGTGCCCGTGTTGCGTCATCAGATCAGGTTTTCACATGTTATGACTCTGtatatttctttctttctttccagtGATATAGAGATGTTTAGATTGCCCTTTTTCTTGTACAATTGGACGAACAGGGTCAAGGGATGGTGAAATGGATGGATGGTTGGCTGTATATGATTGAATGACTATGTATGTTTCGCTTTCGTTTCTGTTGattatggatatgatgtATGATGAAGagatgaaaaaaaaaaaaaaaaaaatacaatTGCATTGAACATTGAACACTGAACAAGAGAAATAAACTTGCATGCTGAGTATATAAGGACAGAGTAGTCGACTGTACTGTAGGTATCAGGAAAGCAACGCGGAGAGGGTTATATGCCTATAACCCTCCCCGTTGGCTCTCCACAGACAGCGAGAGTTGTTGATACAGACAGGCTTTATGAGCATAACCTGGTAGCAAAAAAAACATGCGGCTCATTTTTGTCCATACCTATTAAAACAAAGGGTCCCTTTTCTCAAATCTTTGACACACAAGACATGAAAATAAGAgatggaaaaaaaaaaaaacatagaTACAAACCTTCCTCTCTATCTTCCCATATTCGTTTCCAACGGTCTATGATGCTATCTCACATCGCTCTCAACAAACGAGTTCATATCTTTTTCTTGTTCGTCGTTTAACCGATGATCATGGTCTCGTCGTCGGGGAAGCTGTACGAAGGAACCTCGAGGTTGAGAGGAGCAGGGCCCTTCCTGATACGGCCGGAGATATCGTAGTGCGAACCGTGGCAAGGGCAGAACCAGCCACCAAAATCACCAGCCTCACCAATGGGGACACAACCAAGGTGTGTGCAGACACCTGAAGAACATGATATTAGCCTTGCGTTGTTGGTTTCGTCACAACCCGCAATCCAAACATACCAAGCATAACCAGCCACTTGGGGTCCTGCACACGCTCCTCATCGGCCTGGGGGTCACGGAGAGAAGCGACATCGATCTTGTTGGCCTCGTCGATTTCATCCTGGGTACGGTGACGGATGAACACGGGCTTACCACGCCACTTGATGATGACCTATCCATCCAAGTTAGATAAACCGATGAACGATTGCCACCATGGTGATTCCGAAAATAACGTACGTTCTTGCCCTCGGGGATGGCACCAAGGCCAACCTCAACCTTGGCCTGGGCCAGGACATCAGCGGAGGCGGACATGTTCACCAAGAAGTCTGTAGGAATCGCAATCAGCCTTCTCTGCCGTGCGACAACCGACAAGCGATATATTCCTCCATCCCAAACGTATTCCCAATTCCTCTAATATCCTTAATGCTCGATTCCTCAAAATGATATCGAACCTACCCTGAACAGTAGCCTTGGCGccgacagcggaagccaAACCCATGGTACCGGCCATGAAGTAGGAGAAGACCTGGTTCGAGCGAGGACTCTTCTTGCTCTGGTACTTGCTGAAGTCGGGGATCTTGTAGGTGGATTCCTTAGAGGCGGGGCCGAAGGGGCTGTCGAACGACGAAGCGACTCCCCTCTGTTGTTGGCAGGAGGCGATGGCGGCGCGGGAGGTGGTGGGCAGCTGCTGGCGAGCACAAACGCGCAGCATGGAACCGGAAGCGGCGGAGAGAGCCATAACGGACGAGGGAGGATAGCAATTGAGAGGACAATTGCAGTCGTGGCGGGTgtgggaggaggaggtggacGGGGGGTTGGTTGGTGGAAATGAAGTCAGGAAGTTCTTTCGAGGTGAAGTCGGAACGGCATACGGACCAAGTCGGTCGAACCAGAGCCTTCGCTTCGGAATCACGGGGGCGCTCATTGGCTGGTGGCTGACTAAGCTACACTTCACTTCTTAGAGAGTTAACTATACAAACTTGCTTGTCTTGTCTTTCTACACAGCACTCTGTACTTCATTCTGGTCTTTTATTAaaatattgttgttgttgttgttgttgttgaaaTCTACCAGCAGAAACTGAGAGTCCAGTGAACCAATGCAGCCATGGCAATCAGCACACAAAACTATCAAACAAAACAACACTAGAAAGAAGATACCCGAAACGCCAAACTCCATGCGATACCCGGACACTACTATCTTTCATTGATCGGTCATTTCCACGTCACggtcctgctcctgctccttaGATACCCCCTCCACTGTCCGATCTACGACCAGAGTAATCGGTGCCCCAGAACTCCGCAATGGTTCCTCCGTCAACGGCCGATCCTGGTCCATTGAATCTCCATTGACCTTTGGCTTCAACGGCTTCGGCTTCGATGACTTGGTTCCGTTCAGTGTGCGTTGTCCCTTTTCGATCCCGCCGGACTTCACGGGTACCtccttcgccttcttctccttgaaTTGCTTATAAGTGGTGGTCTTGGGGATCACGTCGGAAAGGAATTCGAGGTTGTCTATCCGCGAAACCGCCGTAGCTATTCGTAGCGTATTAGCATCAGTCTCGATCCTGTCTTCCAGGTCTGGAGGCTGACTGACCTAAGTCCTTGTATTGTATGCTCTTTCGCGGCTTCCGTTCGGATTTGACGACGTTATGCCCTTGTTCTGCGAGATACTGGATAAACATTGCCTGTACCATCACCGGAATAATCAGCTAGAGTGCACCTAGCAGGGAGAGAGACGAGGACGAACCGTGGCCACGGAGATCACAAACGTAGCGTTGCTCGAACATTGTACGATATCGTCATCTAGTTGAATGATCTTCTTTATCCGAGAGACTGTGAGCGGCAGAGAGAACCATCAGTGATGCCTTCTCACGAGGGTTTTCGCGATTTCACTCACTAGGAAGAGCACTCTGGCCGGTGATTTCATCGGAGGACTCGGGGGCGTCTTTGGAAGACATGGTGTGATGTTTGCAGTTCCGGATATGAACAGCACTTAGAATATTGGTATAAGCAGAAATATTGTAAGTAAACTGGGATGGGTTGGTGGCTTCGTTGTTGGAGAGTCGTGTCGCTGCAAGAAATCGCGGAGCGCGTTCGGCATTCAATGGAACAACTCCAACTACTGTACCAGACACACTGTCTCAATTCGCTGGGGTACAATACTTCTACTATATTACAAAATATTAGAAGAATACCATATAACGATTGTCCATTAAAGCTCCCTTTCTTCGCTTTGAATCACACCTTATCTAAAACGGAAAAGCTTCCCTCACGTGGGCGGGCAGTATATCGCTCCTCGTCTTGACAACCATCGCATTGCAATAATAGCCAACCTCGATTACGATTATGCCCTCCTTGCATGCCCAACCGATGGTATGATCCAAACTCGTACCTCATCAGTTTCCATCCGTTCCCCCTCAGTCGCATCCGAGCGACAGGGTTGGAGGAGAACCTCAGGCCTATCCGTCTCCTCGCCCGCCGCCGAGTCGCATCGACCACCCGCCAACGACAATGGCCAACCCCCCCTAATAACAGAAGAAATCAGCGAAATAAAGCGCTACGAAGACTTTACGACGATCGACTGGGTTCAAGATGCCGTGCATGAGCAAGCGCGGAGACGAGCAAAGCGTCGAGAAGGCTTTGGGTTCTGGGAACATGAGGGTGCCTTTGGATGGAGACGGAAAGTGAGCGAGTCGTACGATGCTGGACAGGCGTGGCTTGTTGTTACGATCGTGGGCGCGGCGATTGGGTTGAACTCGGCGCTGTTGAATATTATTACGGAGTGGTTATCGGATGTTAAGTTGGGGTATTGTACTACTGGGTTCTACCTGAATGAGCAGTTCTGCTGCTGGGGTGCTGAGGGTGGTTGTCCTGAATGGAAACACTGGACGCCGTTTTGGCTCTTGAACTATATCATATATTTCTTCTTTGCGGTACGTTGCGTCCTTTGTGCACCTAGATGACTGGACTGACTTGAGATGGTAGATCCTCTTTGCCTTCATATCCGCAACCTTGGTCAAGTCATTTGCGCCATACGCCGCAGGCTCTGGTATCTCAGAGATAAAATGCATCATTGCTGGTTTCGTCATGAAGGGCTTCCTGGGTGCGTGGACGTTGCTGATCAAGTCCATCGGGTTGCCGTTGGCCATCGCGTCTGGTCTCTCGGTGGGTAAAGAAGGACCCAGTGTGCATTTTGCCGTTTGCACGGGAAATGTCATTTCGCGATTCTTCAGCAAGTATAGGCAGAACGCCTCCAAGACCCGGGAGATCTTGACAGCGACGGCTGCCGCTGGTGTAGCGGTGGCTTTTGGCAGTCCGATTGGAGGTGTCTTATTCTCACTGGAGGTGCGCTTCTACCGTCTCAATGAGCGAGCAATGCTGACTGCCACAGGAAATGGCGTCTTATTTCCCTCTTAAAACTCTCTGGCGGAGTTACTTCTGCGCCTTGGTTGCGACTAGTGTATTGGCTGCAATGAACCCTTTCCGGACCGGACAGTTGGTCATGTTCCAGGTCCAGTATGACCGCACATGGCACTTTTTCGAACTGATATTCTTCGTGTGCCTTGGTGTGTTTGGTGGACTGTATGGAGCATTCGTCATCAAGTGGAACCTCCGTGTCCAGGCATTTAGGAAGAAGTACTTGTCGAAGTATCCCATTACGGAATCCGTGGTCCTGGCCGGCATAACGGCTATTCTCTGCTTCCCAAACATGTTTTTGAAAATCAACATGACAGAAATGATGGAGATCCTGTTTCGGGAATGCGAAGGCGCCCATGACTACAATGGTCTTTGCGAGTGAGTCTTTTAGTCACATTGGTACCGCAATCTCCCTAACGACGAACAGAGCTAAAAATCGATGGGGCATGGTCCTGTCATTGTCCATTGCGACTCTCCTTCGCGTTTTTCTGGTCATTATATCTTACGGTTGCAAAGTGCCTGCTGGTATCTTCGTGCCGTCAATGGCTATCGGCGCTTCGTTTGGACGGCTTGTGGGAATCCTCGTCCAGGCCCTACATGAATCTTTCCCAGATTCATCCTTCTTCGCATCCTGCGAGCCTGATGTTCCCTGCATCACACCAGGGACTTACGCATTCCTgggtgcagcagcagccctCAGTGGTatcatgcatttgaccaTTTCGGTGACCGTCATAATGTTCGAGCTGACAGGAGCGCTGACCTATATCCTGCCTACTATGGTAAGCCAACCTCCTCCATCACCTGCTCCTACATGCTAACGAGCTAGATCGTCGTGGGCGTAACCAAAGCCGTAAGCGACCGCTTCGGCAACGGCGGCATAGCAGACCGTATGATCTGGTCCAACGGCTTTCCCTTCCTCGACAACAAAGAAGACCACGTCTTCAACGTCCCTGTCTCCCACGCCGTGACCGCCGACCCCGTCGTCCTCCCAGCCTTGGGCTTCCCCGTCCGCGAAGCAGAACGTCTCCTGGGCGATAATAAATTCCAAGGATTCCCGATCGTCGAAGACCGTACGAATAAGATCTTAGTTGGATATATCGGACGCACGGAGTTGCGATATGCTATTGACCGCGCGCGGAACGAGGGCATTCTTGCGCCGAATGCGCAGTGCGTGTTTACCAAGGAAGCTGCTGAAGCGATGGTCGCCCGCAGGGCCTCTGTGTCATCGAGGAACCTCGATACCTTCGATGGCATCCAGTCAAGCGTGGGCGCGAACCACGTCGACTTTAGCCGGTATGTCGACCACACACCACTCACCGTCCACCCACGTCTCCCTCTTGAAACAGTCATGGAAATCTTCAAGAAAATGGGCCCTCGTGTTATCCTCGTCGAACACCGCGGCCGTCTCATGGGTCTTGTAACCGTCAAGGACTGTTTGAAGTACCAGTTCAAGGTCGAAGCAGAGGAACATGCGCTCGCGGCGACGAATGGCCCTGATATGTACGGTGCTAACGGCCTGCATGGAAATGGGAATGGAAATGGGCGCAATGCAGAAACTACGCTGGAGGATAAGGTGTGGAGTTTCATGCAAAGAATACGGCGGAAGTTACCCTGGTGGCAGACCGCGCCTGCGATTGCGCGTGCTCGGGGTACGGATGGCTTCGAACCTCAGGAGATCAGTCATATACTGGAGGGCacggaggatgatgagggaCTCGTTGAGTTGGAGGAGAGACGATAGACCAGCACTGCTCCctttgtttccttgcttTGCTATTTGCTTTTGCTTGTATAGTACACATAGACACCTACACCAATATTAGATCGGGATCTGGCATCCTCAACCACCATACCCTATTCTTTCCACACAAACACAAGCCAAAATAAAGAAAACTAAGCATCCCTCATACCCACAAGAATACACCCACCCCCCATCATCCCTGCCCCAACCCACCACAGCCCACCAACCTGTTCCTTAAAAACAAGCATCCCCAGCAACGCCGTAACCAGGAAATTCGCCGACGTGTTGGTAATGGAGACTTTGGTTGTGGAGGGTGATGCAGTGAGGGCGCGCGTGAAGAACGCCCACATTATTATGTTGCTGAGCATGTTTAAGGCAAGGAAGGCCTTCTCTTGTTAGTATTGTATTTTCTTTGGTTTGTTTGCTGTGGTTGGAGGGAGTGTTGGGCATAACGGAGGAGGCTTACACCCCGAATAACCAATTCCAGCGTGGGATTGTCATTGGTATTTAAGAATTTCGTCAATGTGCCAGTCAGTGTGTCTGTTGTCCTGCTTACTATTAGCAATTGGGATATATACACCTGTGTTGGGTGGACGTACAATTTGGCGAATAACCCGTTCATGGCTGCAAAGGCGCCGCTGGCGATGGCTAGGAGGAGCCAGCGTGGTTGGCGGGTTTGTTGcggctgttgttgtttttgctgctcttgctTTTGCTGAGTCATTGTGGTTTGATTGAGTTCTCGTATGTGGATGATTGTATTGGAATCTGTCATTGATTTAGGAAAACTGACGTGAAGTTGATCGACGATCCGGGGATGCTGATTCTTGGCTACCGAATAGGGAAATATCTATACACGCAGTATGCAATTCTCTACTCTAAAAAAGCCATACTACGGAGAAAGCCTCTGAATCCTCCATCTATACAACGACTCCCCACCCTCCCTATTCTCTCCATGTACCCTCACATACCGAAATCGATCATGCAACCGACTCTTCCTCCCCTGCCAAAACTCCACACTCTCCGGCACCAACCGCACACCACCCCAAAACGGCGGCAGCGGTATCTCCTCCACACCCTTGAACCTCTCCCTCACCTCATTCACCCTTTGCTCAAGCACAGCACGCCCGTCGGGGATATCCATCTCGTCCATATCCGCCGGGACCTCCGGTTTCTCGACGAGACTCTTCCTCCGGTGTTCGAGGAGGGTATCTGGTTCCGCAGACCAGAGTACTTTACTCTGCCAACTAGACCACGCACCAATTTGGCTCTCCCGTTCGCGTGTCCGCCAGTACATTTCGCTCTCCTCGCGAGTAAGCCGCTCCAATAGTCCCTCGACGCGCACCTGCCGCTCAACAGTCGACCACGCAAACGTCAACGCACCCCATTTATTTCCCAAATGCTCCAGCCCCTCCCCGTCATCAGCGCCAAAAACCTGTCCGCCTTTCCCCTCCCTGCTCCCCCAGTTACTATACACAACCCACCCCCTCTCATCCAACTCCTTCAGATACACCATCCTCGCACTAACCCGTCCCGACGGCAACGACGC
This region of Aspergillus chevalieri M1 DNA, chromosome 4, nearly complete sequence genomic DNA includes:
- the GEF1 gene encoding chloride channel protein (COG:P;~EggNog:ENOG410PH9R;~InterPro:IPR001807,IPR014743,IPR000644;~PFAM:PF00654,PF00571;~TransMembrane:12 (i113-134o179-200i212-232o252-269i281-305o317-337i358-378o398-415i446-467o473-494i522-545o551-568i);~go_component: GO:0016020 - membrane [Evidence IEA];~go_function: GO:0005247 - voltage-gated chloride channel activity [Evidence IEA];~go_process: GO:0006821 - chloride transport [Evidence IEA];~go_process: GO:0055085 - transmembrane transport [Evidence IEA]); this translates as MIQTRTSSVSIRSPSVASERQGWRRTSGLSVSSPAAESHRPPANDNGQPPLITEEISEIKRYEDFTTIDWVQDAVHEQARRRAKRREGFGFWEHEGAFGWRRKVSESYDAGQAWLVVTIVGAAIGLNSALLNIITEWLSDVKLGYCTTGFYLNEQFCCWGAEGGCPEWKHWTPFWLLNYIIYFFFAILFAFISATLVKSFAPYAAGSGISEIKCIIAGFVMKGFLGAWTLLIKSIGLPLAIASGLSVGKEGPSVHFAVCTGNVISRFFSKYRQNASKTREILTATAAAGVAVAFGSPIGGVLFSLEEMASYFPLKTLWRSYFCALVATSVLAAMNPFRTGQLVMFQVQYDRTWHFFELIFFVCLGVFGGLYGAFVIKWNLRVQAFRKKYLSKYPITESVVLAGITAILCFPNMFLKINMTEMMEILFRECEGAHDYNGLCEAKNRWGMVLSLSIATLLRVFLVIISYGCKVPAGIFVPSMAIGASFGRLVGILVQALHESFPDSSFFASCEPDVPCITPGTYAFLGAAAALSGIMHLTISVTVIMFELTGALTYILPTMIVVGVTKAVSDRFGNGGIADRMIWSNGFPFLDNKEDHVFNVPVSHAVTADPVVLPALGFPVREAERLLGDNKFQGFPIVEDRTNKILVGYIGRTELRYAIDRARNEGILAPNAQCVFTKEAAEAMVARRASVSSRNLDTFDGIQSSVGANHVDFSRYVDHTPLTVHPRLPLETVMEIFKKMGPRVILVEHRGRLMGLVTVKDCLKYQFKVEAEEHALAATNGPDMYGANGLHGNGNGNGRNAETTLEDKVWSFMQRIRRKLPWWQTAPAIARARGTDGFEPQEISHILEGTEDDEGLVELEERR
- a CDS encoding pyridoxamine-phosphate oxidase PDX3 (BUSCO:EOG09264ZXA;~COG:H;~EggNog:ENOG410PP4Z;~InterPro:IPR019576,IPR000659,IPR011576,IPR019740;~PFAM:PF10590,PF01243;~go_function: GO:0004733 - pyridoxamine-phosphate oxidase activity [Evidence IEA];~go_function: GO:0010181 - FMN binding [Evidence IEA];~go_function: GO:0016638 - oxidoreductase activity, acting on the CH-NH2 group of donors [Evidence IEA];~go_process: GO:0008615 - pyridoxine biosynthetic process [Evidence IEA];~go_process: GO:0055114 - oxidation-reduction process [Evidence IEA]), producing the protein MTSESSARKTSMGTDHNHESRRPKKLIFAPGDIQATPDLKISSSETSDPSASGSNPRPSTTTATIQEQEQENLRSEISTPDSTTEQQLVSHPSRAHQFIRNPPLTISQIHPSNPLHQFHAWFRDPRLTPSLAPETCTLATASLPSGRVSARMVYLKELDERGWVVYSNWGSREGKGGQVFGADDGEGLEHLGNKWGALTFAWSTVERQVRVEGLLERLTREESEMYWRTRERESQIGAWSSWQSKVLWSAEPDTLLEHRRKSLVEKPEVPADMDEMDIPDGRAVLEQRVNEVRERFKGVEEIPLPPFWGGVRLVPESVEFWQGRKSRLHDRFRYVRVHGENREGGESLYRWRIQRLSP
- a CDS encoding histone-fold domain-containing protein (COG:K;~EggNog:ENOG410PPVZ;~InterPro:IPR009072,IPR003958;~PFAM:PF00808;~go_function: GO:0046982 - protein heterodimerization activity [Evidence IEA]); the protein is MSSKDAPESSDEITGQSALPISRIKKIIQLDDDIVQCSSNATFVISVATAMFIQYLAEQGHNVVKSERKPRKSIQYKDLATAVSRIDNLEFLSDVIPKTTTYKQFKEKKAKEVPVKSGGIEKGQRTLNGTKSSKPKPLKPKVNGDSMDQDRPLTEEPLRSSGAPITLVVDRTVEGVSKEQEQDRDVEMTDQ
- the rip1 gene encoding ubiquinol--cytochrome-c reductase catalytic subunit RIP1 (BUSCO:EOG09264MIL;~COG:C;~EggNog:ENOG410PFIA;~InterPro:IPR017941,IPR037008,IPR006317,IPR005805, IPR036922,IPR014349,IPR004192;~PFAM:PF02921,PF00355;~go_component: GO:0016020 - membrane [Evidence IEA];~go_function: GO:0008121 - ubiquinol-cytochrome-c reductase activity [Evidence IEA];~go_function: GO:0051537 - 2 iron, 2 sulfur cluster binding [Evidence IEA];~go_process: GO:0055114 - oxidation-reduction process [Evidence IEA]), whose translation is MALSAASGSMLRVCARQQLPTTSRAAIASCQQQRGVASSFDSPFGPASKESTYKIPDFSKYQSKKSPRSNQVFSYFMAGTMGLASAVGAKATVQDFLVNMSASADVLAQAKVEVGLGAIPEGKNVIIKWRGKPVFIRHRTQDEIDEANKIDVASLRDPQADEERVQDPKWLVMLGVCTHLGCVPIGEAGDFGGWFCPCHGSHYDISGRIRKGPAPLNLEVPSYSFPDDETMIIG
- the she9 gene encoding putative mitochondrion biogenesis protein (She9) (BUSCO:EOG09264LJU;~COG:U;~EggNog:ENOG410PGX2;~InterPro:IPR008839;~PFAM:PF05546;~TransMembrane:2 (o330-350i467-489o)), with protein sequence MQSMPLLLRQSLKAPGLSTLSRSTTTTATATRSIRIPPAAPSALLKGSNEPILRFSVARRRQFHSHVRFYSQESEGNNHNVKEGGKAEAGEAKASAPASAPRESSEQNLAFTLPQEADVPKSSDVNTNTETQRDLFTSRASAENAQYAEKQGSDGKKDTGNGNGKGRGLPSYLENRRSRYSKQFTEMMDNLQSNVFVAGQRLNDLTGYSSIEALKKEIESQEERLRAARRHVREAKDDYASAINRRSTSQREVNELLQRKHAWSASDLERFTHLYRNDHTNEVAEVEAQEALSKAEREAEEAATKLSRSILSRYHEEQVWSDKIRRMSTWGTWGLMGVNVLLFLIFQIGVEPWRRRRLVKGFEEKVIEALEKEKALTYEEHQQQLAAATAAATAAATQTQDSVQEIQERTSETPVSTATQTDQNYLDFSKSQLSHISPPSTTVDSWRRTLDDLLSSRTLILITQHDLTTVAVQSAAAGAAVMGLVIALIRPRTE
- a CDS encoding uncharacterized protein (COG:S;~EggNog:ENOG410PPW8;~InterPro:IPR039632;~TransMembrane:4 (i39-57o82-104i116-136o142-160i)), coding for MTDSNTIIHIRELNQTTMTQQKQEQQKQQQPQQTRQPRWLLLAIASGAFAAMNGLFAKLTTDTLTGTLTKFLNTNDNPTLELVIRGAFLALNMLSNIIMWAFFTRALTASPSTTKVSITNTSANFLVTALLGMLVFKEQVGGLWWVGAGMMGGGCILVGMRDA